The following proteins are co-located in the Pseudomonas fluorescens genome:
- a CDS encoding aminotransferase class V-fold PLP-dependent enzyme has translation MIHFNTAGAGRVSSETLRLMQTYLQEEYANGAYETELSHAATLDGEVYESIARLLGAKPRNIALFEGATKAWVTALNALNWSCGARVVVTPYEYAGNLIALSELQRRHGVVIDVMPLLPNGDLDLQWLAQHMSAQVMLVSVVHVPSCCGIVNDVEAVGRILRDFPCFYFVDACQSVGMLPLDMLAIGADVLTAAGRKFLCGPRGTGFAYLSDGFLAVAQPRFTDLSRACVDARGGVTLGADDARRYEYAERNNAAVVGLNQAIKERLSVAYSIEHGLYRHLYQQLAQTAHINVIAPGTQQAGIIAFTHDRCSATELVAYMRAQGVNSWPGYASHTPYYMLGQGHDRFVRLSINNKNTPEDVSVFMKLLAEL, from the coding sequence ATGATCCATTTCAATACGGCAGGTGCGGGGCGCGTTTCCTCTGAAACACTGCGTTTGATGCAGACTTACTTGCAAGAGGAATATGCAAACGGCGCCTATGAAACCGAACTGTCTCACGCGGCAACGCTGGACGGCGAAGTGTATGAAAGCATTGCTCGATTGCTCGGCGCCAAACCCCGCAACATTGCACTGTTCGAGGGGGCTACCAAGGCCTGGGTCACGGCGCTGAACGCGCTGAACTGGTCCTGCGGTGCGCGTGTCGTGGTCACGCCTTACGAGTACGCCGGCAACCTGATTGCGCTGTCCGAGTTACAGCGCCGCCACGGTGTCGTGATTGACGTCATGCCACTCTTGCCAAATGGCGACCTGGATCTGCAATGGCTCGCGCAGCACATGAGCGCGCAAGTCATGCTGGTCTCGGTGGTGCATGTGCCTTCTTGCTGCGGCATCGTGAATGATGTCGAGGCGGTGGGTCGTATCCTGCGCGATTTCCCCTGCTTCTACTTTGTCGATGCCTGTCAATCTGTGGGTATGCTGCCTCTGGACATGCTGGCAATTGGCGCTGATGTGCTGACGGCTGCGGGCAGAAAGTTTCTTTGCGGGCCTCGAGGCACGGGGTTTGCCTACCTGTCCGATGGTTTCCTGGCGGTTGCACAACCGCGCTTCACTGACCTGAGCAGAGCCTGTGTGGATGCCCGGGGGGGCGTAACACTGGGGGCCGATGATGCTCGGCGTTATGAATACGCCGAACGCAACAATGCGGCGGTTGTTGGGTTGAATCAGGCGATCAAAGAGCGCCTGTCGGTGGCCTACAGTATTGAGCATGGGCTGTACCGACACCTTTATCAGCAATTGGCACAGACCGCGCACATCAATGTGATCGCGCCGGGTACGCAACAGGCAGGAATTATTGCGTTTACCCATGATCGCTGTTCGGCAACCGAACTGGTCGCTTATATGCGTGCGCAAGGTGTGAACAGCTGGCCAGGTTATGCCTCGCACACGCCGTACTATATGTTGGGGCAAGGGCATGATCGTTTCGTACGCTTGTCAATTAACAACAAGAACACGCCAGAGGATGTCAGTGTGTTTATGAAGTTGTTGGCAGAGTTGTAA